A stretch of Planococcus citri chromosome 5, ihPlaCitr1.1, whole genome shotgun sequence DNA encodes these proteins:
- the LOC135847097 gene encoding coiled-coil domain-containing protein 124-B has protein sequence MPKKFVGENSKAVVARARKEAVRKEEQQKKKQQEEDEYWRDDDKQIVKKQQRKDEKEKKKQELMEKKQAVKALLESEMSSIKSAKPEPKLTRLQITAKLTTEKKEAPSDPKVVVDEPIIENLNRLQIDGEEARTVDEALRVLGAAEKEIDKHPEKRMKAAFTAFEAENMERLKKEYPTLRLSQLKQMLRKEWMKSPANPLNNL, from the exons ATGCCGAAAAAATTCGTAGGCGAAAATTCAAAGGCAGTGGTAGCCAGAGCTCGTAAAGAAGCAGTTCGAAAAGAAGaacagcagaaaaaaaagcaacaggAAGAAGACGAGTATTGGCGAGACGATGATAAACAGATAGTGAAAAAACAGCAACGTAAA GAtgagaaagagaaaaagaagCAAGAACTAATGGAAAAGAAACAAGCAGTTAAAGCTCTTCTAGAGAGTGAAATGAGTTCTATAAAATCAGCTAAACCAGAACCGAAGCTTACTCGATTGCAAATAACG GCAAAGTTAACTACTGAGAAGAAAGAAGCTCCTTCGGATCCAAAAGTTGTTGTAGATGAACCAATCATAGAGAATTTAAACAGACTGCAAATCGATGGCGAAGAAGCACGTACTGTGGACGAAGCTCTACGAGTTTTAGG TGCTGCTGAAAAAGAAATAGATAAACATCCGGAGAAAAGGATGAAAGCAGCGTTCACAGCATTCGAAGCTGAAAATATGGAAAGACTGAAAAAAGAATACCCTACTTTGCGTTTATCTCAACTCAAACAAATGTTACGAAAAGAATGGATGAAATCGCCAGCTAATCCtttgaataatttgtaa